The genomic stretch TAGCACACTTCAAAAAATATTAAGAAATGATTAACGATTATGATGTTAATCATACAATATTCTAGACTCAAATGTCAGGTGGCATGACTCACATGTATGTAAAACCGTTAAAAGATTGCTATAAAACATTGCTGATGGATATGGATAAAACTCCATTATAATCTTAGTTATGATGTTTGTATAGAAATTTGAAAGAAACGCCAACTTATCACCTACTTCGTATTAACttataaaaaaaccaaaaataaagcCCTCTAAGCATAAACTCATTAGCCAAAACAAACTATGATATCTCTCATTAATCATAAGAATATATCCGCCTTACTCATTAGCCAAAACAAACTATGATATCTCTCATTAATCATAAGAATATATCCACCTATAAGGCTATAAGTGGAGTTAAAAAACAGTAAAGCTCAATGATACCCATTTTTCTATAAGTTAAGTTAAAAAAAACGTTAAGCTTTCAATTATACCATTTTTTCTATGAGTTAAGTTCATATAGTTAATTaagctcttataagttcagttcaactccTATATGTTCATATTAGTAAAATGAAGTACAAAAGAACAGGACATTGGAGTATTATTACATAATAATCATAGGATATTACAAGTTGGCCCGGGCGAAGCCGTGCATTAAATCTAgtacatatatatataaagcatAAACTTTTCGagtgatattagagagtccaactttttaaaAAATCCTAACAATAGTAGATTTCGAAACAAacttaataaataaaattattttaagcaaagtagatttcttaatattgaaaACAAGATTTAATAAAATACAAAAAATCTGCGTGCTAAAATATGGAATACAATCTGAGATAATAAGAATAATCAACTAATTCTACTGAAACACTAATTCTTATGCTACTGATCTTCATTCAACTAAACTAGGGtgttgctttttcacatacgacatttactctttcacatacatatTTTCATAATGTTTCCAAATACTACCCTTCTTTCTACAAAAAAAACCCTTAATTTTATCCTTTCTCTTCCTCATAAAACCTAATTAAATTTCACTCAAATTCTTCAATTACGAAATTTAATTCTCATATCAAACAAGTAAATAGTCTAATTTATCAAAACATTACATTAATTTATGCGACTTGATTATTTTGTGTTCATTTTGGCGAGGAACATTTGGTCAATATAAAGGTATTATTTCTAGAAATTGGACGAAATCACCAAATCTGGTAGAAAAGTTCGTATGTTAGCAAATAAGCAATAAGTTTCTCTTGGGTGTCTTTATTATGATTCGTACTATTGAGTTCATACAAATCATATATCATGTTTGTTCGAGAAGAAAATCGATTCATGCTATTGAGTTCATTAAGAATTATATATCATGTTTGTTCGAGAAGAAAATCCATTCATATTCTTGAGTTCATTACGAATCATATATCATGTTTAGTCTCTGAGTTTCTAGCGATGATGAGTTTTACAGTATATGATTCATGCAGTACGAAAGATAGTGGTGGCCAGGTACGGGGATGGAAGTGGCGGCAGTGGGTTGTTGGCTTTATTAATTATTTTTAACATGGGATGAGAGAAAGTTGAAAAAGTAAAAGGGGTAAAATGGTCATttgtgtatgtgaaagagtaaaatgcgtatgtgaaagagcaatacCGCTAAACTATTGCAATTTGGTCTATAGGTGGAACAGTTCCAATATATAAtataactaataataataagaacgGTATACAGGGGACAAATAACGTTATCCCAACTACCGTATATTCAACAGAAATACGGCATAAGATAAACAATAATGGAGACAGATTTTTAGGGTGCGTTTCTCCAGACGAGTAACCTCAATAAGCAATACCAGGCAACGGAAGAGAAACCAACAGCCAGCCGACACTTTGGCAACATAATTAGTTTCCGAATCAACAAGTAAGCCAGGTAACACAGATCCTTGATCCTGGTGTGTCAATTACATACCATAGATAGTATTAGATACCATACCTAATCTTATTAAAAGATTGTAACATATTAGACAAATATAAATACTAACTATTCACCACGGATTCTAATACGAAGTAATTTAGACAGAAGTAAAGGAAAACGAAGAAAAcgggtacaacaaacaagtgcttCTTTGCTAACATTACCCGAGCTTATTGGCCCGGAAAACCTAGATTCTGGGATGAGCAATCCAAGACAGATATATTTCAATATGCATTTACATCAATGGGTGCGAAAGTCGATACAATTTTGAACAATTCACTCGGACCATGCACTTTCCGAATTGGTGGACACTGGACAGAACAACCATTGTTAAGGGTTTTTGATTCCTACCGGCAAACGAACACCCTCATTTATATAGCTTATGAAAAGTAAAATAGATATGAGGCCCGAGGTATTTGCGAAGAAAGACAAGAAGCCAATTTTAGAAGCAGATATACTTTTAATACTTatacttaggccctgttcttttggacttaatttgattctaatcgattgattgattgattgattcagctccattgattgattgattcactcaattgattgattgattgattgattgattgattgagatcagattgattgattgattgattcgattcaacattactattattattcttattgatattcttattattatttttatattaatgtatttactattgttattattattatattatttttatatttattatattactattatatttattaataattaattcatattgtttatattattatatttatatttaatacatttattattattatattattatattattattatatttattatatttattattttattaatatatttattattattaatattattcataacatatttattattattattatatttaatattattatggtaataagttattatattagacctattattattattatattatttattttttagttgttattattaatatattatattattattaataatgttatcatttatattactaatatattattattattattattattattattattattattattattactttatttattattatattattatattaatattttattttttatatatcttattagattattattattagattatattaatatattattattattaatgaataatattataataatatttatttatattattattggtattatttttattataatatttattattattattattattattattattattattattaatataatctttttattattatttcgattgattgattcgattgagatcgattgattgattgattcgattgattcgattcagctccattaagttgattgattgattcagctccattaagtttgatttgattcgattcgattgattcagacaatttcagtccaaaagaacagggccttactaGTTGTTGCACCACGCCCTAccgggcgcggtgccccaatttggcAATACGAACTACGGCAATACGAACTACGGAATTAATAGCGGCATATTATATCGGGCATTTCATGGATCATGCAGCCATGCAGGCAGTTTGGATGGGAGGGTGGTTATAATATTAAGTAAGGCACCATGCCAAATGGTTCAAACCTTACTATTTGTAGTTAGATTTTGTAAACGTAGTCAAAATGAAGCTAACAACTCATGAAAATAGAAGGTGATACCAGTTTCACAACAACTAACAGGGAGCGAATACTATGACAGTATATTTTGACATTGTGAACAAGGCGTGTTTACGGTAGCAACCATAACCTTACTATAGTTGGATGATTCTTATTTATATAAGAGTGGAACACTGGCCACATTAAACTGTATGGTAGGAAAAGGCATGCCGTTGCCAATGAACACATTAATGTTCATGAGCAGGGAGGTGTTCCAGTAAGTAAACTCACTTCCCGAGTTCTTGGTACACTCCAGTCGGCATTACAAAAGGTCATACAGCTTCCGCTATTACGGTACAACAAAATATAAACACTTCCCTCGCTTAATAGACTGGCTAAGGGAAAGCGTCTTGGGCCACGACAACGGCAAACCGCTTAAAACTTATTGGCTACATAGTTGCATCACTATATAATTATATATACATAGTTCATGGCCTAACTGTAGATAATATTACTTAGGGGGTCTCAGCAGTGACCATTTCCTTGTTCCTAGGAGGTAGCTGAAGTTGCGGTGTACCTGGGAATGTGGCCACCTCCTGCAGGTTTTTGGTAGGGGTTGTAATTGTAGCAAGAGCTTCATTGTCTAGTGGGACCTTTCTTTTTTTGGAGACCTTTACCGCTGTCCCCTCACATTGTTCTTGATCCTTTGTCTGTAGTAAAGTTTGTTGGACAATGGCAGTCTGATCAGCGGTTGTGTAGTTGCTGTCTACATCCGTCTCTTCTGCAGTAACGCCAGCCACATTTACTTCAACAGAACCTGTAACGGAGGCAGCTTGACCTCCTTCGTCCTCAATGACAACTTGCTTAAGGGCCCACTGTAGGACATTGTTCCTTGATAGGGTAGTGCTGGGACCAAGTTCAACCATAATAGGGCGGCTACGAAGGAGCTCCTGGATAGCTTCAAAGGCCTGGACATCGTCCTGCACATAAGGCATTCAGTTTTGAGACTCACCATTGGGTGAGCGTGTGTTGTGTTAATGACCCAACTTACAGTGTGTCTAATTCTGTATATGTCTGGTGCTGTAACTTGGAATAACTTTTCAACATGAGAGTTGAAAAATGTGATTGGCAAAGTCCCAGTCCCGTCAGAAAGAAAACAGTTGAAGGTGACCCTAGAGATTACATAGGTACACAAGTTATTACCAGAATGCATTTAAACTGTGTAATGCTAAATAGTGTGCACTTGAACGTTTACACGTATACCTAGGCGTAGAGGTGACAGTGCAGGGTGCACAGGTGGTAGTGGGGCAGATAAATGTCTGACCTTATGAAACGTCGCACCCTCTTCCGCATCTGGAGCAGCCTATATAGGCATGGACCCTGTGGAGATCTGCACCAGGAATAGTGGCTTTTATCCAATAACGTTCATCTTGCAATGTGGTGCTTGCCTAAATGATAGATAAAGTGTTGTCAGCTATTAGTGACAAAGGCGCAAAAATAAGCCACTACGGTACCAGTGTGAGCAATTACCCTTTTGGCTTTTAGTGCTGATAGCTGTAGGTGGGTCTTCTGACCGCCGACCACTCTCACAGTGAGTATCCGTGATTGCATATTAGTAAGAAGAGATTGGTGGCTGGCCGCCCTGAAAATCATTTGGACGATGAAGAAATAAACGAATTAATGTTTGGTGGCATGGATCTCATTGTTTTTTGGTTAGTTTCAGTTAAGGTAATGACGTGGTAGAGGCCCCTGATTCTCACCATTCTGCCAGTGCACGAGCCTTTTCACCAGTAGGTGAGTGGATGAATGTCGTTGACATTGTAGTTGCCATTGAAAAGCCTGTGTATACGATGCTACTTATTGTTAACAACTTGTTCCTAGTATGCGCTTGATAGTTGGTTAAGTTACTAAGGTCACAGTATTACCTTTGTGGGGTGACACTTTTAGTGCAGTGATGCCGACAATTTTGAATTGGCGTGGCCCAGTCCTGAGAAGGGTGCACTCATCTTCTGCCAGATCATTCCATGCGAAAATTGTTAGGGGTTGTGGGTTGCTGCATTGTACATTTTGAATTAGTCACCAATAACCTGCCTTTTTTTAAAATCAAAATGAAGGTGCACATGACAACAATTAGTATAGATATCAAAGATATTAGTGAGGCACAACCTGTGATCAGCCAGGACGATCTCGCGCACAGTGTATTCTCGATCTTGACCTACTATTACTTTGCGCGCGCCACCCTCAACAAACAGCACAACTCCCAAAACATCTGTCCATAATCAATCAAAGGTAAGCATGGAAAATGTTGGGAACAGCATAGAATGGTAAAGTGCTTTATAAATGAGAATTGTGACGGTGACTTGACAATGCGCATGCCACCTTCCACATTATAGGGCATATTTACACCATAAATGTATAAGACGAATCAAACTCTATAATGGTACGGTGGTTAAGCAGGTTTAAAAATGTGGAAAAAACTGGCTTATTCACTTATCTCTCTCCCTATAGAGTCTCTAAGGAAGGGGCATATAAGTATTTAGAAACATTAGATATTAGCGTTAATGTACCCAATGGAGTTGCAACCATGTTTGTTAATAAAAATTTGTAAATGATTAACTCGTATTTAGGAATGGATGGTGGCTAAGCACTACAATTTCAGATCAAATTTACTAATTACAACACATTATTAACATGGTGAGAGCCTTCATTTAAAATTTTGGATGCAGTAAAGAATGGTAAAGTGTTTTGTAAACGGGAATTGTAACCAAAGTATTGAGTGGTTTACCAAATTTCGCATTACGATCAGCAACTCTAGGTAGCTGAGCAAAGCATTGATAAGCTGGCTCGGGTGGCCCTGTTTCGGTATCAAGCGGGGTCACAACAGTTTGCCTGCCAAAGCCCATCTGGTAGTTCAAGTCTGATGGATTGTTCCTCCATTTTTCTGCATAGGCGGAGATTGGAGCATTTGAAATTTCATACATGCCATTGTATACGAGTGCGTCTTTAAACCCTTCAACTTGATCTCCAAACAGGGTGCCTTTCATTTTATTTCCCTGTGTAATTAAAAGATTACATCAACATGTTTCCTGGAATTGAATGCATTCATAATTACCCAATAGGAACTGGGATAAATGGTAGCTTGTAATTATGTACCTGATCATCTTGAAGTAGTAGACC from Silene latifolia isolate original U9 population chromosome 2, ASM4854445v1, whole genome shotgun sequence encodes the following:
- the LOC141629280 gene encoding uncharacterized protein LOC141629280, with the protein product MVELGPSTTLSRNNVLQWALKQVVIEDEGGQAASVTGSVEVNVAGVTAEETDVDSNYTTADQTAIVQQTLLQTKDQEQCEGTAVKVSKKRKVPLDNEALATITTPTKNLQEVATFPGTPQLQLPPRNKEMVTAETP
- the LOC141626714 gene encoding replication protein A 70 kDa DNA-binding subunit B-like, which encodes MNDDVDAINSLLINRFPGTPATYKGYDSMLDDNCNIYPAEFISKLCPGGIISIGKRTMGLDSVFLNDLTISSTNYKVKVKVIDKGRARVSNATGVLFQGLLLQDDQGNKMKGTLFGDQVEGFKDALVYNGMYEISNAPISAYAEKWRNNPSDLNYQMGFGRQTVVTPLDTETGPPEPAYQCFAQLPRVADRNAKFDVLGVVLFVEGGARKVIVGQDREYTVREIVLADHSNPQPLTIFAWNDLAEDECTLLRTGPRQFKIVGITALKVSPHKGFSMATTMSTTFIHSPTGEKARALAEWAASHQSLLTNMQSRILTVRVVGGQKTHLQLSALKAKRASTTLQDERYWIKATIPGADLHRVHAYIGCSRCGRGCDVS